GTTGGTGGTGCAAATAGTGTGATCCGCGTTGGCGAAAACTTAAATAGTTTTTACGGTTACAGAAGATTGGGGGTATATACTCAAGCTGATGTGGATGCCGGAAATGCTACGCTAAATCAAATCGGGCGTGCAAAACGCACAACCGAGAAAGAAATTATCGGTAAAGGTCTGCCAGATTGGACCGGTAGCTTAATCAACAACTTGCGTTATAAAAGCTTCGACTTTACGTTAGACCTCCAATTTGTGAAGGGAGTGGACGTCATGCAACAATTTTTCCATTCAACATATGACCGTTTTGGTATTACGAACGGTCTGAAGGAAATTCTGACGGATGCCTATAACGGTTCCAATCCGGATACCAAACAACAGGCGATCTACCTGACTAATGGAGGGCATGCGGGACAGGACACCAATGTGGACGATGCTTGGGTTGCGGATGGTTCTTATGTGCGTGTAAATTTGATACAATTTGGCTATACGTTTAATTCGGACGTACTAAAGCGCATAGGCTTATCGAGACTGCGTATCTACGCGAATGCGAATAATCCATTCTTATTCACGTCAAAAGATTTTAAAGGTTACGACCCGGAAAGTACTTCTCAGTATGATCCAGAAATGACTTCTCAATTTACTGCACAAGGGAATGGAAAATTTGGACAAAACATGACCTTTTTCTCCTATCCTAGAGCGAAAACATTCTCTTTGGGTGTTAATGTTACATTTTAATGCATAGAATTTAAAAAGATGAAGACAAAATTAATCATGTTGTTATTGGCCGGACTGGCTCTTACAACATCCTGTAATAAATTTTTGGAAGAAAATCCTAGCTCTAACCTGTCATTAATTAGCTATTATGAAAATGAAGGACAGGCCGAAGCAACTGTAAACGCACTTTACCGTCGGGGTTCACCATTACGTTATTCTACAACAGGTTCCTATCTAGGTTCTACGGCTTCCATTAATACCATTTTAACCGGGTATTTTACGAATAGTTATGAAGGGCAAGAGCGTGTCACCTTGTTTGCGCGTGAGTTGACGCGACAACAAAATACGAGCGTAATATCACCCACGATGAATACCATTTGGGATGGAGCTTACGAAGCCATTAACATCGCTAATGCAGGTGTAAAGTATATCCCGCAGATAAACATGGTCAATGAGACCAAGAAAAATACCTTATTGGCGGAAGCCAAATTTTTTAGAGCCTATAACTACTTTTATCTTGTTAAAACATTTGGAGCAGTGCCCTTTTATACACTCCCGAATGAGACGTTGAACGATCCACTTTATCTAGAACGTACCGAGGCGACGAAGATCTATGAATTGATAGAGGCAGACCTGAAAAGTGCTGTGGAAGTGCTACCAGCTAAAAAATTTGCAGAGGGCCATCGCATTACAAAATATGCAGCCGCAATGCTTTTGGCCGATGTTTATTTACAACAAGGTAAATTTGCAGATGCGGCGACTATGGCTAAAATTGTGGTCAATTCGCCGCATAAGATGACCCAAAATACAGATTTTGCAGAAAATAGTGCCTACAACTTATTGCGTAAGACGGATGACCTAGATGAGGTGATTTATGCACAGGAATTTGATGACCTTGTTGCTAATAGCGGAGCAAGGACTGCAACAGCTTTTAGCTCGTCTGCAGTTTCGGTATTTACTACTTATTCGATATTTGAGCGTGTTTTTGGTCCTACGAAGCAGTTTTTGAATGTTTACGATAAAGATGATTTACGGATCAAACCTAACCAGTTCTTTCACTGGTCTTATACCAATCCGATTAATGGTAAAAAATGGACTTCGGAAGATGCTGGTATATGGTATTATGTCGATGAGCAAGCTCTGTTAACGACAGGAAGAGGGACAAAGGATTGGAATTTTTACCGTTATGCCGAAGCTCTATTAACTGCGGCCGAAAGTATTGCTAAATCAACAGGTGTAAGTGCTGAAGCAGCCGGATATTTAGCACAGGTCAAAGCACGTGCGAACACAGCTGGAAAATCCGTTGCTGCTTTCACGGCCGAGCTACAAGGATTGTCAGCAGAAAATTTTGTCAAAGAATGCTGGAAAGAACGTCTACGCGAATTACCGTTGGAATACAAAATGTGGGATGATATTGTACGTACAAAGATGTTCCCTGTAATCTCCACAACAGAAGCCGGAAAAGTAGATTTTGTTCCGCTAATCGGTGCGAAAAACGCATCTGGTGCGACATTTAAAGAATCCGATCTCTTATGGCCTATTTCACCTGATGAGATTCAACGCAACAATAAATTGACTCAAAATCCAGGGTATCAATAGATCTTTCAATAGTAGTCATGGCTATCAAAATGGATAGCCATGATTATCTAAACTGATTTATAGGTGAAAAATCCCGAATCAGCAAAGTTATTTTAGAAGCAGCGCTTTGTCTAATGCTGCTTCAAGCAAAAAACTCAGTGACTGTTCAGAGTTGGTCGGGTACCGGAGTCACATAAAAAAAAGCCGTTAAGAATTGATCTTAACGGCTTTTTTTTAAGCTATCGCCAATATTATATATCTACGACCACATCCATTTTAAAGTCATCATCTTTTAGATGAACAATCTCAGTTGCTTTTTCGTAGTTCGTTGATTTCTTGGAGAAGAAATCATGTTGTGTTGTCTCGGTATTCAATCCATTCAATACGATTGGATTAACCTGTTTTACTTCGAAGATCGGATCAAATCCAAGATTCATTAACGCTTTGTTGGCATTATAGCGAACATATTCTTTCACCTCGGCAGTTAAACCTACTTCGGTATAGATCTCTTCGGTATATTTCAATTCATTTTCATATAAATTGTAAAGAAGTGCCAAAAAACGTGCTTTGACCTGATCTTGATTTTTTAGTTTTTTGAATTGATCTTGAGCGATCAATCCTACGAATACACCATGTATGGATTCGTCAGCGATGATTTTTTTAATGATATCAGCTGATGCGACCATCTCCCCTTGTCCACATAACCATAACGGTAGGAAGAACCCGGAATAGAACAGGAAGGACTCCAATAATACAGAAGAAGCCATCGCCATATAGATTTCTTCTTCTGAAGCATCTTCTTTATCGATCGCACGATAATAACCATCGATTGTTTGCGCTTTGTATTGTAAGTATTTATTTTGCTGAACCCATTCGAAAATATCGTTGATTTCAGCGGTTGTAGAAACTGTTGTGAAAATAGTAGAATACGATTTTGCATGGATAGCTTCCATCATACACATATAGGACAATACCGCTTTATTCTGTAATGTGTCGATGTGATCGATGATCTTAGGCATACCCGTATGACTCTGAAGGGTATCCAATAAGGTTAAGCCACCCAATGCTTTTTTATACGCATCTTTCATTTCTGGACTGATGCGTTTCCAACTATCAATATCTTTCGATGGAATGTATTCAGTGTCGATCCAGAATTGACGGATATTTTGTTCCCAGAACATTAATACATAATCGTTCTCGGGGGTATTCCAGTTGACGGCTTTATATGTTTTACTCATTTTTAGTTTAAAGTATTAGGCGTTTAGTTTACCAAATCGCAAAATTAAGCTGAACAAGAGACACATTCGTCAATCGTTGATTTTCTTGTCCGTGTGTAATAAAGGGATTTTAACCCTAGTTTATGTGCATAGATATAATATCTCGATAAATCTCTCGTCGAATCTTTTGAATTGGTATGCAAAATAGTGGATACACCCTGATCGATATGACGTTGAATGACTGAAATCAGCTTTAATACCTTGAATTGATCCATATCATATGCCGATTTAAAATAGAAATAATTATCATTTGTCAAATATGGCATTGGATAGTAAGTTGTGCTGTCGCCATATTCACGTACTTCAATGATATCTACAATAGGCATAACCGATGCAGTAGCATTCATGATATAGGAAGTCGACTGATTTGGAGCAATAGCCAAGCGATAAGCATGGTAGATGCCATGTTCTTTGATTTGTGCTTTTAACGCCAACCAATCTTCCACCGTTGGAATATGTATTCCTTCGAATAACTCCGTTACCTTCGCTGTTTTTGGCATATAATCGCGGTTGACATAGTTGTTGAAATAGGTTCCATCAGCATAGGCTGATTTTTCAAATCCAACAAATGTTTTACCACGTTCCTTGGCAATTTCCATGGATGCTTCCAATGAATAATAGTTCATCATCATAAAGAACGTATTGGCAAAATCCAATGCTTCGTTAGATTCGTACATGATGAAGCTTTTCGCAAGATAACCGTGTAAGTTCATCGCACCTAGCCCTACGGAATGCAACTCGCGATTTGCTTTTGCAATCGAAGGGACCATATCAATATTGGTTACATCGGTAACGACAGTTAAAGCACGCATAGCC
The genomic region above belongs to Sphingobacterium zeae and contains:
- the nrdF gene encoding class 1b ribonucleoside-diphosphate reductase subunit beta, yielding MSKTYKAVNWNTPENDYVLMFWEQNIRQFWIDTEYIPSKDIDSWKRISPEMKDAYKKALGGLTLLDTLQSHTGMPKIIDHIDTLQNKAVLSYMCMMEAIHAKSYSTIFTTVSTTAEINDIFEWVQQNKYLQYKAQTIDGYYRAIDKEDASEEEIYMAMASSVLLESFLFYSGFFLPLWLCGQGEMVASADIIKKIIADESIHGVFVGLIAQDQFKKLKNQDQVKARFLALLYNLYENELKYTEEIYTEVGLTAEVKEYVRYNANKALMNLGFDPIFEVKQVNPIVLNGLNTETTQHDFFSKKSTNYEKATEIVHLKDDDFKMDVVVDI
- a CDS encoding RagB/SusD family nutrient uptake outer membrane protein; this translates as MKTKLIMLLLAGLALTTSCNKFLEENPSSNLSLISYYENEGQAEATVNALYRRGSPLRYSTTGSYLGSTASINTILTGYFTNSYEGQERVTLFARELTRQQNTSVISPTMNTIWDGAYEAINIANAGVKYIPQINMVNETKKNTLLAEAKFFRAYNYFYLVKTFGAVPFYTLPNETLNDPLYLERTEATKIYELIEADLKSAVEVLPAKKFAEGHRITKYAAAMLLADVYLQQGKFADAATMAKIVVNSPHKMTQNTDFAENSAYNLLRKTDDLDEVIYAQEFDDLVANSGARTATAFSSSAVSVFTTYSIFERVFGPTKQFLNVYDKDDLRIKPNQFFHWSYTNPINGKKWTSEDAGIWYYVDEQALLTTGRGTKDWNFYRYAEALLTAAESIAKSTGVSAEAAGYLAQVKARANTAGKSVAAFTAELQGLSAENFVKECWKERLRELPLEYKMWDDIVRTKMFPVISTTEAGKVDFVPLIGAKNASGATFKESDLLWPISPDEIQRNNKLTQNPGYQ